Proteins encoded within one genomic window of Nilaparvata lugens isolate BPH chromosome 11, ASM1435652v1, whole genome shotgun sequence:
- the LOC120353493 gene encoding DNA repair protein RAD50-like — MSRLDRLQIRGIRSFGPETEDVGEIKFQSPLTLILGQNGCGKTTIIEALKFAICSEQPPNSKSKNGGSAFVHDPKLGNSSETMALIKLRIFDVHSKPVVVSRTMKNTQKLKSMEFKTIDQTITYEKNTISNRCIDTDEQMCNFIGVSKPILNYVIFCHQEQSCWPMEEGKTVKERFDQIFDADKYNKCLEKIRKMRSTRVTENRLTAKDVEYLKDNWETALQYKEKLETEQAKLVACENTMEACARELSKVED, encoded by the exons ATGTCGCGTCTAGACCGTCTCCAGATCAGGGGCATACGTAGCTTCGGCCCCGAAACGGAAGACGTGGGCGAAATCAAATTCCAGTCGCCCTTGACCCTGATTTTGGGCCAAAATGGGTGCGGCAAGACCACCATCATAGAAGCCCTCAAATTTGCGATTTGCAGCGAGCAGCCGCCCAATTCGAAATCGAAAAATGGCGGCAGTGCTTTCGTCCATGATCCGAAATTGGGCAATTCGTCGGAAACGATGGCACTGATCAAGTTGAGGATCTTTGACGTCCATAGCAAACCTGTGGTGGTGTCAAGGACTATGAAGAACACGCAGAAACTGAAAAGCATGGAGTTCAAGACTATCGACCAGACTATTACTTATGAA aaaaatacGATTAGCAACAGATGTATTGATACTGATGAGCAGATGTGCAACTTCATTGGAGTTTCAAAGCCAATTCTCAACTATGTCATATTTTGCCACCAAGAACAGTCGTGCTG GCCAATGGAAGAAGGCAAAACAGTTAAGGAGCGGTTCGATCAGATATTCGACGCAGATAAATACAACAAATGTTTGGAAAAGATACGGAAAATGAGATCAACGCGAGTCACTg AAAATCGGCTGACCGCCAAAGATGTGGAATACTTGAAGGATAACTGGGAGACAGCGTTGCAGTATAAGGAGAAACTGGAGACAGAGCAGGCCAAATTGGTCGCCTGTGAAAACACCATGGAAGCGTGTGCTCGCGAACTCTCAAAGGTTGAAG ACTGA